One region of Ardenticatenales bacterium genomic DNA includes:
- a CDS encoding HAD-IIA family hydrolase: MHLNMPARQTLTTLRHLILDMDGVLWHGNTPMAGLASFFTDMQACGIGIMLATNNATKTVADYVARLAGYGVNVAPSAILTSAVATAGHLQTRYPPQTPIYVVGERGLRQILRDHGFVVVNETAATSLEEELAEQPAAVVAGLDRAVTYQRLAAAALHIRRGAAFFGTNPDVSLPTEIGEMPGAGAILAALQATTGVTPTIIGKPGPIMFQEALRRLGGAAETTAMVGDRLETDIVGGKNAGIHTILVLSGITKPTDLPASPIQPDFIFDDINALRQAILRAKSAQSHHDQ, encoded by the coding sequence ATGCACCTAAATATGCCGGCACGACAAACCCTGACAACACTCCGTCACCTCATCCTGGACATGGATGGCGTCCTGTGGCATGGCAACACGCCGATGGCCGGATTGGCTTCGTTCTTCACCGACATGCAGGCGTGCGGCATCGGCATCATGCTGGCGACCAACAACGCCACCAAAACCGTGGCCGATTACGTCGCCCGGCTGGCCGGTTACGGCGTCAATGTCGCGCCGTCCGCCATCCTCACCTCCGCCGTCGCCACTGCCGGCCACCTGCAAACGCGCTATCCCCCCCAGACGCCCATCTACGTGGTGGGCGAACGGGGGCTGCGCCAGATATTGCGGGATCACGGCTTCGTCGTCGTGAATGAGACGGCGGCGACCTCGCTGGAGGAGGAGTTGGCGGAGCAACCGGCGGCGGTCGTTGCCGGGCTGGACCGCGCGGTGACGTATCAACGGCTGGCGGCGGCGGCGCTGCACATCCGGCGCGGGGCGGCGTTTTTTGGCACAAACCCGGATGTGTCGCTGCCGACGGAGATAGGGGAAATGCCGGGCGCGGGGGCGATCCTGGCGGCGCTGCAAGCGACGACGGGGGTGACGCCCACTATCATTGGCAAACCGGGACCGATTATGTTCCAGGAGGCGCTGCGCCGCCTGGGGGGCGCGGCGGAGACGACGGCGATGGTGGGGGATCGGCTGGAGACGGATATTGTGGGGGGGAAGAATGCCGGCATTCACACCATCCTCGTCCTCAGCGGCATCACCAAACCTACAGACCTGCCCGCCAGCCCTATCCAACCCGACTTCATCTTTGACGACATCAACGCACTGCGCCAGGCCATCCTGCGCGCCAAGAGCGCACAATCGCACCATGATCAGTAA
- the rlmN gene encoding 23S rRNA (adenine(2503)-C(2))-methyltransferase RlmN produces the protein MISKQNLTGDNAAAPLVNLYDLTQEQLIAFLAEQGQPAFRARQVWEWLYRKFVDDFASMTNLSRDLRQTLAARATLQPFRVAAVERSNDHQTRKYLFQLPDGKFIETVLMTYERRRTVCISTQAGCAMGCVFCATGQMGFLRHLSSGEIVAQVLWMARELANKGDHLTNVVFMGMGEPLHNYANTMAALDRLTDPDGLNLGARRLTISTVGLVPAMRRYADEQRQTPLAVSLHAATDAERDKLIPINKKWPISVLMEACRYYVEKTGRRMTFEWALIEGENDTVEQAQQLGKLVQGTLCHVNLIPLNPTRDYAGQPSTHERVEAFQHVLTRYGVTSTVRVRRGIDIQAGCGQLRDRVVSGNKDHNKDG, from the coding sequence ATGATCAGTAAACAAAACCTTACCGGCGACAACGCCGCCGCCCCTCTCGTCAACCTCTATGACCTCACCCAGGAACAGCTTATCGCTTTCCTCGCGGAACAGGGACAACCCGCCTTCCGCGCGCGCCAGGTATGGGAATGGCTCTACCGGAAGTTTGTAGACGACTTCGCCTCCATGACCAACCTCTCCCGCGACCTGCGCCAGACGCTGGCCGCGCGCGCCACCCTGCAGCCCTTCCGCGTGGCCGCCGTGGAACGTTCCAACGACCATCAGACGCGCAAATACCTGTTCCAACTCCCCGACGGCAAATTCATCGAAACCGTCCTCATGACCTACGAGCGGCGGCGCACCGTTTGCATCAGCACGCAGGCCGGCTGCGCCATGGGCTGCGTCTTCTGCGCCACGGGGCAGATGGGCTTCCTGCGCCACCTGAGCAGCGGCGAAATCGTGGCCCAGGTACTCTGGATGGCGCGCGAACTGGCAAACAAAGGGGACCACCTCACCAACGTTGTCTTCATGGGCATGGGCGAACCGCTGCACAACTACGCGAATACGATGGCCGCCCTGGACCGGCTCACGGACCCCGACGGCCTGAACCTGGGCGCGCGCCGCCTGACCATCTCCACCGTCGGCCTCGTGCCGGCCATGCGCCGCTACGCGGACGAACAGCGACAAACGCCGCTGGCCGTCTCCCTGCACGCGGCCACGGATGCGGAGCGGGATAAGCTGATTCCCATTAACAAGAAGTGGCCCATTTCCGTGCTGATGGAGGCCTGCCGCTATTATGTGGAGAAAACGGGGCGGCGCATGACGTTTGAGTGGGCGTTGATTGAGGGGGAAAACGATACCGTGGAGCAGGCGCAGCAGTTGGGCAAACTGGTGCAAGGGACGCTTTGCCACGTCAACCTGATCCCGCTCAACCCCACCCGCGATTACGCCGGGCAACCTTCCACGCACGAGCGCGTGGAGGCGTTTCAGCATGTGCTGACGCGCTATGGCGTCACCAGCACCGTGCGCGTGCGGCGGGGCATTGACATCCAGGCCGGCTGCGGCCAACTCCGCGACCGCGTGGTATCGGGGAACAAGGACCACAATAAGGATGGATAG